From the Archangium lipolyticum genome, one window contains:
- a CDS encoding aminotransferase class I/II-fold pyridoxal phosphate-dependent enzyme, which produces MSKPQRLQKLAAAVFTTMDEARKRKLATGADVINLSIGSPDLPPAPHITEAMAQAIRDPGNYGYPMRDLPAFREAVAGWYQRRFGVALDPDTEVLGLTGSQEGLAHITQAVTDPGDLVLVPDPGYPIYTAGPVLAGAELYPVPLKAESGYLPDLEALPEDVKRRAKLLILNYPSNPLAAVVRPGFFEQAVAFARKYGTVILHDAAYSELSFDGYRPPSFLETPGAREVGLEFNSLSKTYNLAGARIAYAVGNARLLGLLAEVKAHLDYGLFRPIQAAAVAALNGPRQCVDDMAATYQRRRDVLVDGLNRLGWAVPKPKATMFCWAPVPRGFESSLSFAMALLEQAAVTVVPGSGFGSMGEGHVRIALVQSEARLAEAVERIGRSGILNQRAA; this is translated from the coding sequence ATGAGCAAGCCCCAGCGCCTTCAGAAGCTCGCCGCCGCCGTCTTCACCACCATGGACGAGGCGCGCAAGCGCAAGCTCGCCACCGGTGCCGACGTCATCAACCTGTCCATCGGCAGCCCGGATCTCCCTCCCGCCCCGCACATCACCGAGGCCATGGCCCAGGCCATCCGCGACCCGGGCAACTACGGCTACCCGATGCGCGACCTGCCCGCCTTCCGCGAGGCCGTCGCCGGTTGGTACCAGCGCCGCTTCGGCGTGGCGCTCGACCCGGATACCGAGGTGCTGGGGCTCACCGGCTCCCAGGAGGGCCTGGCCCACATCACCCAGGCGGTCACCGATCCGGGAGACCTCGTGCTGGTGCCCGACCCCGGCTATCCCATCTACACCGCCGGGCCCGTGCTGGCCGGAGCGGAGCTCTACCCCGTGCCCCTGAAGGCCGAGAGCGGGTACCTCCCGGACCTGGAGGCCCTGCCCGAGGACGTGAAGCGGCGGGCGAAGCTGCTCATCCTCAACTACCCGAGCAACCCGTTGGCCGCCGTCGTCCGGCCCGGCTTCTTCGAGCAGGCGGTCGCCTTCGCGCGCAAGTACGGCACCGTCATCCTGCATGACGCCGCCTACAGCGAGCTGTCCTTCGATGGCTACCGGCCTCCCAGCTTCCTGGAGACGCCGGGCGCCAGGGAGGTGGGCCTGGAGTTCAACTCCCTGTCCAAGACGTACAACCTCGCGGGAGCCCGCATCGCCTACGCCGTGGGCAACGCGCGGCTCCTCGGGCTGCTGGCGGAGGTGAAGGCCCACCTCGACTACGGCCTCTTCCGGCCCATCCAGGCCGCCGCCGTCGCCGCGCTGAACGGGCCCCGGCAGTGCGTGGACGACATGGCCGCCACCTACCAGCGCCGCCGGGACGTGCTGGTGGATGGGCTCAACCGGCTGGGCTGGGCCGTCCCCAAGCCGAAGGCCACCATGTTCTGCTGGGCCCCCGTGCCGCGCGGCTTCGAGTCCAGTCTCTCCTTCGCCATGGCGCTGTTGGAGCAGGCCGCCGTCACCGTGGTGCCCGGCAGTGGTTTCGGCTCCATGGGGGAGGGGCATGTGCGCATCGCTCTCGTGCAGAGCGAGGCACGGCTGGCCGAGGCCGTCGAGCGCATCGGCCGCTCGGGCATCCTGAACCAGCGCGCGGCGTAG
- a CDS encoding NADase-type glycan-binding domain-containing protein, which translates to MRWFKSLAASLCLAASTAGAAAPEVIITPQSSQFPFVKLTVNVRDRGTGKRIGGLTREAFSIREDMSPGELVSFEEQRLEGTATSSPVDVVFVFDQTGSMSEEIAGLVERSRQFADILGNSGFDFRLALVSYSDSVERVFSYTSDVEAFKRQLSKLTADGGGDEPENQLDALVEASKLPHRPGAKKVFLLVTDASFHSSDSVTSRTAQGVVESLQSKGVQLHVVGPDLEPYHWMPERLGGTFFDKDAGDFREIVRSLAGGVAVNYVVSYRSPRPQDDATRRAVEVRVKVGKDTGLDVTQYRAPSWVTASSRMDFFAGEESRYAPLHVVDGSPDTVWAEGVPGQGIGEWLHMRFEKQESVSRVALTPPPAGYGCPKEVRLSLGSYSKVITLEKGKGRQEFELSPSVSAGSLELEIVSVHGGSDLTGLAEVQVYTGEPPALLERISRSRRTVAEADSSQSLNKKGEQLYHQGKLKESIALYQQAVDKDPSHAQAYSNLGLAYQKVGDFPNAIWANRKAIALARGSGKNGVMASSYYNIARIFEAQGDWKQAEQNFWWANQNRPMKVYDDAILRMQRKQGEAEAAR; encoded by the coding sequence ATGCGCTGGTTCAAGTCCCTCGCCGCCTCGCTGTGCCTCGCCGCCTCCACCGCTGGAGCCGCGGCGCCCGAGGTCATCATCACCCCGCAGAGCAGCCAGTTCCCCTTCGTCAAGCTCACCGTCAACGTGCGCGATCGCGGCACGGGCAAGCGCATTGGCGGGCTCACCCGCGAGGCCTTCTCCATCCGCGAGGACATGAGCCCCGGAGAGCTCGTCTCCTTCGAGGAGCAGCGCCTGGAGGGCACCGCCACCTCTTCTCCGGTGGACGTCGTCTTCGTCTTCGACCAGACGGGCAGCATGAGCGAGGAGATCGCCGGCCTGGTGGAGCGCTCGCGTCAGTTCGCGGACATCCTCGGCAACAGCGGCTTCGACTTCCGGCTCGCGCTCGTCTCGTACTCGGATAGCGTCGAGCGCGTGTTTTCGTACACCTCCGACGTGGAGGCGTTCAAACGGCAGCTCTCGAAGCTGACGGCGGATGGCGGAGGGGACGAGCCGGAGAACCAGCTCGACGCGCTCGTGGAGGCCTCGAAGCTGCCGCACCGGCCGGGCGCGAAGAAGGTCTTCCTGCTCGTCACCGACGCGTCCTTCCATTCCAGCGATTCGGTTACCTCCCGCACCGCGCAAGGCGTCGTGGAGTCGCTCCAGTCCAAGGGGGTGCAGCTCCACGTGGTGGGGCCCGACCTGGAGCCCTACCACTGGATGCCGGAGCGGCTGGGTGGCACCTTCTTCGACAAGGACGCGGGTGACTTCCGGGAGATCGTCCGCTCGCTCGCGGGCGGCGTCGCGGTGAACTACGTCGTCAGCTACCGCAGCCCCCGGCCGCAGGACGACGCCACCCGGCGCGCCGTGGAGGTGCGGGTGAAGGTGGGCAAGGACACCGGGCTCGACGTGACGCAGTACCGGGCGCCGAGCTGGGTCACCGCCAGCTCCCGCATGGACTTCTTCGCGGGCGAGGAGAGCCGGTACGCGCCGCTCCACGTGGTGGACGGCTCGCCGGACACGGTGTGGGCCGAGGGCGTGCCCGGCCAGGGCATCGGTGAGTGGCTCCACATGCGCTTCGAGAAGCAGGAGTCCGTGAGCCGCGTGGCCCTGACTCCGCCGCCTGCCGGCTACGGGTGCCCCAAGGAGGTGCGGCTCTCGCTCGGGAGCTACAGCAAGGTCATCACCCTGGAGAAGGGCAAGGGCCGGCAGGAGTTCGAGCTGTCCCCCTCGGTCTCCGCGGGCTCGCTGGAGCTGGAGATCGTCAGCGTGCACGGCGGCTCGGACCTGACGGGACTCGCCGAGGTGCAGGTGTACACGGGCGAGCCGCCGGCGCTGCTCGAGCGCATCTCCCGCTCGCGCCGCACGGTGGCGGAGGCGGACAGCTCGCAGTCGCTGAACAAGAAGGGCGAGCAGCTCTACCACCAGGGCAAGCTGAAGGAGTCGATCGCGCTCTACCAGCAGGCGGTGGACAAGGATCCGTCGCACGCGCAGGCCTACAGCAACCTGGGACTGGCGTACCAGAAGGTGGGCGACTTCCCGAACGCCATCTGGGCCAACCGCAAGGCGATCGCGCTCGCGCGGGGCTCCGGAAAGAATGGAGTGATGGCCAGCTCGTACTACAACATCGCGCGCATCTTCGAGGCCCAGGGAGACTGGAAGCAGGCCGAGCAGAACTTCTGGTGGGCGAACCAGAACCGGCCCATGAAGGTCTACGACGACGCGATCCTGCGCATGCAGCGCAAGCAGGGCGAGGCCGAGGCCGCGAGGTAG
- a CDS encoding polysaccharide deacetylase family protein, whose product MFRPFRLLTALLCVPLLASSAHAAGLKVSVTERAHWPWPLESPSAFDVASRAEIAVFVEALADSDTRAGASGDAASVARWKEWMRKVLVENFAKARETCTAGALFCEGQVPASWEALVTTARTGLGKLPAELSPWYAEQKPFHQGYLYEQVRLAGLFPRVTSEIFPLASSERFGLELPDRHFLLTFDDGPTPRDGGTDRLTTRLRAEGIHAAFFLLGTQYDSRRKAAPVEQFRALYAGMCVGSHGQEHRSHATWAGAVKGMESFHARLAESLPEGQEKLTLFRPPYGQRNASFLQALEHGGMKSVLWNIDSQDWHARITGSRAAGRVLSLMLLWRHGNILFHDIHPKALEALPRIWRETRGSGVSWADCREE is encoded by the coding sequence ATGTTCCGTCCGTTCCGACTGCTGACCGCGCTCCTCTGCGTCCCGCTGCTCGCGTCTTCCGCCCACGCGGCGGGCCTGAAGGTGTCCGTGACCGAGCGCGCCCACTGGCCCTGGCCGCTGGAGTCCCCCAGTGCCTTCGATGTGGCCTCCCGCGCGGAGATCGCCGTGTTCGTCGAGGCGCTGGCGGACTCCGACACGCGAGCGGGAGCCTCGGGCGACGCCGCGTCGGTGGCGCGGTGGAAGGAGTGGATGAGGAAGGTGCTGGTGGAGAACTTCGCGAAGGCCCGGGAGACGTGCACCGCCGGGGCGCTCTTCTGCGAGGGCCAGGTGCCCGCGAGCTGGGAGGCTCTGGTCACCACCGCACGGACGGGCCTCGGGAAGCTGCCGGCGGAGCTGTCGCCGTGGTACGCGGAGCAGAAGCCCTTCCACCAGGGCTACCTGTACGAGCAGGTCCGGCTCGCGGGGTTGTTCCCGAGGGTGACGAGCGAGATCTTCCCGCTGGCGTCCTCCGAGCGCTTCGGTCTCGAGCTGCCGGATCGGCACTTCCTGCTCACCTTCGACGACGGCCCCACGCCCAGGGACGGTGGCACGGACAGGCTCACCACGCGGCTCCGGGCCGAGGGCATCCACGCGGCCTTCTTCCTGCTGGGCACCCAGTACGACTCCCGGCGGAAGGCGGCCCCGGTGGAGCAGTTCCGGGCGCTCTACGCGGGGATGTGCGTCGGCTCGCATGGGCAGGAGCACCGCTCCCACGCCACCTGGGCCGGCGCGGTGAAGGGAATGGAGTCCTTCCACGCCCGGCTCGCGGAGAGCCTGCCGGAGGGCCAGGAGAAGCTGACGCTGTTCCGCCCGCCATACGGCCAGCGCAACGCGTCCTTCCTCCAGGCCCTGGAGCACGGCGGAATGAAGAGCGTCCTGTGGAACATCGACTCCCAGGACTGGCACGCGCGCATCACGGGCTCGAGGGCCGCCGGGCGCGTGCTGTCACTGATGCTGCTGTGGCGGCACGGGAACATCCTGTTCCACGACATCCACCCGAAGGCGCTCGAGGCACTCCCACGCATCTGGCGCGAGACGCGTGGCTCGGGCGTGAGCTGGGCGGACTGCCGCGAGGAGTAG
- a CDS encoding MaoC family dehydratase gives MPNKTIIDGLDGLKALVGQQLGASEWKELAYEDIVRFAEATGDFQWIHLDRERCQRESPFGVPIAHGYFSVSRIAGLFFEVVEIRGFALVLNYGLNKVRFPAPLKLGARYRLSLKLAELKDIPKGVEAQLLASIEIEGESKPACAAEVLYRYMLA, from the coding sequence ATGCCCAACAAGACGATCATCGACGGACTGGATGGACTCAAGGCGCTGGTCGGGCAGCAGCTCGGCGCCTCCGAGTGGAAGGAGCTCGCGTACGAGGACATCGTGCGCTTCGCCGAGGCCACGGGGGACTTCCAGTGGATCCACCTGGACCGCGAGCGGTGCCAGCGCGAGTCTCCCTTTGGAGTGCCCATCGCCCATGGGTACTTCAGCGTCTCGCGCATCGCGGGGCTGTTCTTCGAGGTCGTGGAGATCCGCGGCTTCGCGCTCGTGCTGAACTACGGCCTCAACAAGGTCCGCTTCCCCGCCCCGCTCAAGCTGGGCGCCCGCTACCGGCTGAGCCTCAAGCTGGCCGAGCTCAAGGACATTCCCAAGGGTGTCGAGGCCCAGCTGCTCGCGAGCATCGAGATCGAAGGCGAGTCCAAGCCGGCGTGCGCCGCGGAGGTGCTCTACCGTTACATGCTCGCGTGA